From Eremothecium sinecaudum strain ATCC 58844 chromosome III, complete sequence:
TACCTGAATGCCAAGCTATTGCTGCGGAGGGTTTGTGCAAGTTGTTTTTGAGTGATGTGTTTACAGATGATGATTTGTTTGAAACACTAGTACTCTCATACTTCTCCCCCGCTAATGCTGACAATGAAGAACTTGTGCAAGCATTTGCTTTCTGTCTTCCTGTATACTGTTTTTCCCATAGCAATCATCAATCCAGAATGGCTCGAATTGCTAGTGATATATTGTTGAGATTATCTGTGCTATGGGATGACCTGCAAAATTCAACTGATGTAGATTCACCTTCAAAAGATTCAATGTTAAAGCCAAATGCCATATTTCAGCAATTAATTGACTGGACTGATCCATTTAAATTAGTCAAAGAAGATTTAGCCAATGCAGAAAAGCTTGAGTTTCAATTAGACTTCTTGCTAGACGTACTAAAGTCTTACAATAAGTTTGAACGTAGAGATGTGAAAAAGATGATAATAACTAACCTCTCTAAGTTTAAAATTACTAAACATCATGACGTTATAAAAATAAAAGAAGTCGTTGAGCATCTCCATGATATCCTAGAAAATGATACAACGGATAAAACATGTAAAAATTGCATAACTAATCTGCTGGATAATTACGGTATGTTAATTGCAGATGTGGAGGATCGTTCAAAAGAAAACAGTTTAAGTACTGATAATAACTCAGAAGAGCCACCGGTCGGAGCAGCAGGTGAAAATCAACCTAATTTATCATATGTTGACCACCGTGGTGAATATGAGGACGGGAATCATACAAAGGGTGACGAAACCAATTCCTCTACAAGTGGATCTTCTGACTTGGGCATTTCGACTGTGAATTTATCGAGTAATTCTACGACTTTAAAAAGGACCAGGTCAAGAGAGCACATAGCTGAAAATGATTAATAAAATGTATAAATTGTGCATGCTCTCAGACATAATAAAAAGTTCTTACAAGTTTAATCTATCCGCGCTTATGTATGAAAAATTCCCCTAATATTTGGTCATCCTTCAGATTCTCTTTTACTACAAAATAGATCGCCATTAGTAAGTTTGGGAACCGTTTAATGAAGTAGGTGTAGAATCCGTCTGGGATAGGGCCCATTATGTCAGCTAATACATCTGGCAAATCATGAAAATGATGGTACTTATTCCTGAGAGCCCTTAGTAGGTCCATTAGTTTATCGCCATGGTACTTCCTGTATTTTCCTAAGTTGCTGATAAAAAGTTGATCAAAGCAAGCCATCCAATCCATTTCAGGTATTACATCAACGGcaacttcttcaagctTTAAAAGCAATGGACTAGGTGGGTCCCTTCTTTCAATTTCAAATCGATCGCTTACTTTTAGTAGGAACTCCAGCTTTTTTGGTACTGGCCAAAAAAATGGATGAGTTAATAATGCATGGGATGTTGGTCTCATTAATGGATCCGACTGTATCATTCGGCTAACTAAGTCTTTAGCTTCTAAGACACAACTTCTGTCCTTAATAAACTTACTCATATCTTCAAGTGAATACTCGCCCTTGATGATATTTGCTTCTCTGATAAATTTATCCCCAAATGGATGTCTACCATTCGTAAGCACATAATAAAACACGCATCCTAATGAGAAGATATCAATCGCTCGCGTTAAACGCTGCTTCGCATGTTTTTCATTAACAGAATCAAACGATACGTTTGAAGTGGAGTTGCTTTCTGTTGTTAAAGATTCCTCATTGTCTATAGCATCCGATATCCGTATCCTGCCATTAAGTAATTCTGGTGCTCTCCAACCGCTTGTTCCCGCAGCGTTATTCATATTTGTTTTAAATGAAGACTCTTCTGCATCTAATTTCTTACACAACCCAAAATCAGAAATAAGTATTCGGACGCTATTGGCGTTATGTGGATTTTGAGGATATTGTTTGCTAGGTGCAACCAAAATATTCTGTGGTTTTAAGTCCCTGTGTACAATTTTCATGGAATGCAAATGAGCGATTCCTGATGCCATTTGATATAAAACGTTCACCGGGTTGGCCTTCTGATGTAGCTCGTAAAATTTATGTGATCCATCCTTTGCTTCAATAATGTCCTCCAGAGTAGCAGTACATAACTCTAAAGCAATGTATAAAAACTTTTCTGTAACTTCAGAACAATAATATCTCACTACATTTTCATGATAGTCACTTTCGGTTAATAGTTTAATTTCATGTGAAGCAATATCGTAAAAGTCTATTAACATTCTCTTCACAGCAACTGCTCTATGTTGGAAGGTTCCCTGGAATACTATAGTTCCAGATGATCCATAACCTAAAATCTTATCCGATATAGCAATATTTTTGAGATCATTTTTAAATTCAAAATCTTTTGTATTTGGCACACCCTCTCCAGAGGAATATGTCCTTCTTTTACTGGTTTTTGCTCCTCTTTTACCTCTCCTGCGCTTCTTTTTCTCTGATTCTTTCGCTTCCTCCTCATTAGCATCACTGGAATgttctttttcttttgtaCTCAGCTGTTCTGTTGAGCTAGTTTTCTCTTCTACAAGCGTGGAAGAATCTGTTCTCACAACTTCGCTCGAAATCTCAACCGACGGCGGTTCAACATGCTGTACAGGAATTATCCCACTCTTTTCCAACAATATATGTAAAGGTGGAATAACCTTAAAGTTCGATAACAACATAATAAAAAATATAGACATCATTAACGTCACACCACTCTCAAATACCCTGTAAAAGAATTTTGCAAATACGGAAAACAAAGAGTTCGAACCTGAATTCAATTTTCGAGAAGCTTCATCTTCCAACATCATTCGATAGTGGAGCAACTCTTTAGGTGACATATATTTACCTAATGACCTGGAATTGGGGTCACTTATGGAAGGCATCTTGTTCTTCGGTGGATCTAATAGTCCCGTTTGCTTATCATTAAATGATTGATAAGAGTACTCCTCATCGTTAATTAGAAATTTATCGAATGGAAAGTATTCAATGGTGTGTACACCAGTCACAGCAGCTTTGAATAGTTCTTCATCCTCAAATATCTGTGCTTTTCTCCATCCCTTACTTGAACTGAACTTAGATTTAGGAGCAGTTTCCACAAGGGACGGGAAATAGGCACTTGACATTGCAAACCATGACTTATTCTTAGTTTGGTCTAAGTAGACCTCATAtttattttcatcaaaatcTTCTGTTGTCTTTAAGGGGTGGGGCAACAATATTTTCTCATTGGTGGAATAATCCATGTAAATGTCAAAAACGTTGTTAACTATTCCAGGGAATTTTGGAGAAACCCATTTTGCAATGGTGAAGTCAGAATCAATAGCTAGTAGCGTCTTATCACGGAAAGGCCCAACGTATATGCCATCGGGTGATTTAATATTTTGGGAGGCCAAATAATTATCGATGGTATTTGGTTGCCATTGAGCGTACGTCACATTATAGATAGTGTTCTCCTTAGTATGGATACCCAGCTCATATACCGTTTTTCCAAGAACTAAAACATTGTCACATTCTTCGCCTTCATAACCTCTTGTACAATTAACCTTAGAGCTTTTGTACACTTTATTTTCAGTTCCTGGACCATATACAGAGAATATCTCACCTGTAAAAGCATCTAGCGTGTAGACGGCAGTCATTCGGGATCCAGTATAGATTTTCTGATCCTCTAACGTAGTACCATTATCATCAACAACTATTTTCGTCTTTAAATCCATTGGTGCAAGGTTCACAAGTTGTTTTATAGATACTGGAAGTTTTTGCAAACCTTGGTAGGTGCTGAAGTAGTAAATGTTACCATCACCATACGGTTCAACTATCAGTGTCTCGTTTTTAACTTTAACTGGCTCAGAAACCTCAAGAAGGGGAGGAAAGTTATCACTGCAAATTGACCAAAGGAGCTGCCCATTCTGCCTATTCAAAGCATGCAAGCCTCCTTCGATATCTGTAACTATTAATATGTCAGACAGCGTTAAAGTACTAATGTCCACATGATTTCCATTCAAAGTCAGCATTGAACGCGAAGGTGAATTCGCCTCTTGCGAGTCTAATATTGCATCTCCACTGTTTTCAATCATCATAGGAGTTGCATATCGTGGCCTATATGCTATATCGGCTAACTTACCAACCGAGTTTGTCGTCAAAACAGGGCATGCGGACTTTCCAGAGCTCTGATAACTATTCAGTATATCCGCTTCCTCATTACCATATATACCGTCCATGTCACCTACTGAACCTAATCCACAACGCAGCTTAATGTCATCATTTGATCCCAAATGTTTATCGCTGTTAGCCATCGCCCATGAGTGATTTAAATACGACACCAAAAGAAGCACACGAATGAGCACAGAGAAAAACCGTTTAGCTCTAATTAAACCCATATTTCATAAATATAAAAATATTGTATTGGTATCGATACCTTGTGCAGTTGCTTCGCAAAATGTTTTGCCTCAGTATGGGGTTTTAAAGGTCCCGAAGGATTTAAATCCTATAAAACAATACTAAATTTCACTTCAAAGGATATGAATGTAAAAACGGACCTGGTGTATTTCACACGTCTTAATTCACAGCAGTGATTCGCTTAATATGTAGAAGCAGTTCAACTCACTTTTTATATTTTTACGGGTTGCTATCAGCGTTAACGGACCTTCTCGCAAGTGACTTTTTAACGGTCTCAGAACTTCAGAACTTCAGAACTTCACGGAATATAGAACAATATAAAAATTCAGTAGTTATTTGCACATGGATAGCTTAAATTCAACAGGATCCTGAGTTTAGCTCACCCATTCTGCGTGCACTCGGTTTGGTTCATTATTTCCTTCTATTAACTCTCAAAGATATATTATAACTGATAGATTATCGGATTATGTAAACATGAATTACCCACCTATTACCCAACATTACAGGATATTATGACAAAGTGGAAGTTAGTCTTCAGTGCTGAAATTCATTTCTTCAAATATCTCTTTTATTCTACAGTTTTTCTCATTTGCAATGAATTGTACAAGCCTTAACCCCGTATCTCTCAGTTCATTGTACTTCTTCAGGTTTTTGATGTGCTTATCATTTAGATTATATGGAGTTACTTCACTGTAGTGAGGTTGAGGTTAGTATTTTCAACTGATCTATTGTTTTGGAAGGTGGCTTATGTTTACTACGTGATGTAATAGCCTGATACTTACATGTTGTTAGTTTCACATAGTTCCTTGAAATTAAGCTCCAGCTGGTCACAGCTGGCCATAAGGTCCTTTAATTTTGTATTCTTTTTATTAATTCTAGCAACTATATTATCCATTGTTGTTTGCCTTTTGCTAATGTGTTGGTAAAGTATATTAGAATAGCCGCCGTGCTAAAATTTAGAATATTATAAAACAGGATTTTTATTAAGTCTTGTTATACGCTTAAGGTGTCAATATATAGCCCTAAAACAGTCAATACGTAGTTCAGTTGTCCATTATATATTTACACGGTTAAAGTGATTCCATTCGTTCTTTTAGCTGCTCAAGTTCCAACTCTGCAATTTTAATTGCTTCTCGGAGTTCTTGACGTTTATGATTTTTTACTAGATCATCAGATTTACGATAAGAATAAAGAGATTTACCAGCATCAACTATACCGCTTCTGCTGTCTATCCAATCCCAAATAGAAGATTCAGCACTTGCTAAAACTTCTAGTTGatttttttgtttatgATCCTTATCGACATCATATAGTGTATTTATAGCTGGCGTGTAGTTGTATTCAAATCCGTTGATTAGAATCTTACCGGGTTCAGAAAAGTTAACTTTGCTGCTTCTAAAACTTAGAACAGGAAACAAAACTGTCAAGAGTATCAAGATCAAAATGCCCAGTATAATGATTCTAGTCCAGGAAGAGTTAAGATCAAGTATTGGAAAGACCTTGTTAATATGTGACACACGGTCATTCCATCCGCCTTTTTGAATGGTTTTTGATTCCACACGGGTCAACTTAGGagactttgatttcttaGGTCTCTGGGAATTTTTACGTTTTTGGGTAGCACGCCTCTGTACAGTAGTGGAGCTGTTAGTTTCCACAATTGCTTTCAATTCCTCTGCCATTATTTTAACACCTACTTTTTGGCCTTCCACAGAGCCTTTTTCGATAGCACCCTTAATCCAACTTCTACCGGTCCACTCTACATTTGTTACCACTAACATGTTCGTTGAGTTATTCTTTCCCCAAGACAAATAGTATCTAGTATGAACAGCAAATGAATTACCGGAAGGCACATCAGGCGTTTTACCTATTTGTTCAATACATGCATGACTGTCAACATTGAAATTTAATATCTGCTCCTGAATATAACAGCGAGTACTTTTAGGCCCTAGAGGGTTTGTTAGAGGTCTGGTATATTCATATTCTCTCTTGCCTTCATTAAACTTTGGTATTTCAGATAATTCAAAAACTTTTTGTTTCTCTAAAATCCTTTTGATATAGGAGGTATCATCACCGAATAGTAGTTGATATACAGTGCCCAAAGGAGAGTTTATGTTAATCGAATCGGAAACAACATTATCGCCCGCTTGTTTAACATACTGAATTGGTGTGGGTGGGTGTGAACTTGGGCCTATGGTTGGTAGTGAGAATGTAGAAACTGGCTCCCTGTTTTGCTGTTTAAAATTGGAACGTTTACTTGGTTTCAGCATCTTTTGTAATATGCTTACCAATTCCTTCATAGTCACATCCACACCATCGAAGACTCCTTTCTCTATGGCAGCTTTAACCCAACACTTTCCTGTCCATTCCACACCTACGTATATTTCTAAGTTTGTGCAATTATTTTCGCTCCATGATAGAACAAATGTAGCCCTGACCTGGAACGAGTTACCAGATGGCACGTCTGGTGTTTTTGAAATTTGGCTAACGATAATATACGCGTCGGCATCAAAATTCTCAACAGTCTCTGTTATGTGGCAAACTGTGCTGCTTGGACCAAGTGGGGAGTTTATTGGCTTGGTATAACTGTAAGTCCTTCTTTTCGACTGTAAAAGCTGACCTATCTCGGTTATGTCCGTACATTTTAATGAAGTTAGTATGCCCTTTAGGTAGCTAGTCTCGTCTCCAAATAAAACAGCTGCAACTTTGCCCACTGGAGCGTTTACTGTTGCTTGCACAATTCTCCTTTCTGAAGGACTTGTCGAATACTGAGGAAGTGTAGGAGCATGCTCGTGGGCACCAATAATAGAAATGCTTGATCCAGATGGCGCCTTTAAAACTCCGCTTTCATAACGGTTAATACTCTCAACCTCAAGTTCTGAGAGGATATTGCTATCTGTGTAATCATCCTCGTAGTCAGATCCTTCATAACCAATAGAACCTTTCCCGGCTCCTGAGTATATATTTTCATCACTATCATAATTTTCGTGTAGCCGGTATTCTAAGTCCGGTCCCTTAATATCATTTGAAGATTgaccttcttctttcaaGTCGCCAATCTTATCGTTGGATTTATGAGACGAAGTGTCACCCAACACAAGCTGATTCCAAACATTTACAATCACTTCAAAAGTCGTATCCCTTGAAATAAAAGAGGCAAATACGTACTTTTTCTGTAACGTATGGAACGCTATTGCGTTGGGAAATATTCCAGCagtattcttcttctcaaCCTGTAGGATTTCTTTTAAAGGAATAATAGCAGTGCTAACATAGCCTAAAATGTTGGAATAAAAGGCCAAGTTTTCAGTAGAAATATAAAGACGTCCTTGTATTAGTATATTCCTTGACCATGCACAACTGTAATCAGCTATTAATCTCTCAAAAGGTGAGATTTCTCTGTCTTTAAACAATATGTGAAATTCATAGTTCCTTTTGCTTGATGCATATGACTTTGTATCCAAGTCAAAAATGGATCCAGGAAATCCATCTTCTCTCTTATCAACTGAAGCGGCTACAGAGTTGGCGCCAACGATAATATTGTCATTTTGAAGTTCTGCATCAGCGGAATAAAAAGAGCTTTTCACAGCGCCAAATGTTAACGACGGAAACCTCTTTAGGCGCACATGGGATGGAGAATACGATCTCGCAAATCGAGCGCTATTTTTAGGATTTAGCTCCGTATTATTTTCGACCTCGTTGATCGCCTCCTTGTTAACTTTCCGCACTGTTGGGACCTCCTCCAAACGAACACTACCGCTCAAATCTAGTTTTCCAAGATTATGTGGAGTTGAGAACTTGGTAGGGTCGGAATATCTGCGAGGGTGCAGAAAATCTTTCGAAGGTAAAGTTACGCCCCTTTGGCGGGATCTAAAAGTTGTTGCTATTTCGGGACTTTGCTCCATTAGAGGGAAAGATGGGGCTCGCATAACAGGAGGTGCTGCAGTAATTGACATGTTTACGCCCTCTTTTGCTGGGAGTTTAATTTCATTAGATTTATCGAAGAACTCTAACGTTAACTCTCCATTGCCAATCTCTGCTGCTGCAGAATTCGCCTTATAGGGCAAAAATGCCAAGTTATCTATAGGAGATTTAGAACCCATAGCCCTTGCTTCGCTGGTATTGCCCTGCAATACGTTATTAGCCACAGGTCTAATCTGCCTTTCGGTTCCCCCAGGCATGGCAGGGTCACGAGCAACCCTGGATTCTTCATTGCCGTCACGAAGTCCTTCTTCAGTAGATAATTCGCTGTTATCCGTCATACTCTGCCAACCATTACCACTATATTGCGTTGCTCCCGCATTTGCGGAATTATCAGACAAAGGAGTGTTCCCTGTACAGACAGGCATATAATTGGCATTGTCCACACATGGGTTTGAGGACAACATTAGGTCAAGGTGTTTGAGAAATGAAGGACTGCGTACTGCTGGTCTTAGTcgttgctgctgtttttGTATCCACGGATCATAATTGTCGGTATCAAAATGACGAACATCGCCATTAATCCCGTTTTCAGAAGATGGAGCAAAATTTCGAACTCTCTCGGAACCAGCATCATTCAATTCAGCATTACCACCTCCAGAAGGCTTAATTATGAGGTGTTGTGCAGCATTTTGTGCCGCAGAAATCAAGGAAGAAATGATACCATCGCTACGTTGAGGATCCCGCAATTGTGATGAAGGTATTTCTTCCGCTGCAGAAGGTTCCAAAGGTGTCAAGCTGAGGATAGTATCCCTTTGCCCCTTTTCGTTCCCCGCACTTAGAGAGTGAGAAGAATCGGAAAATGAACGTTCTTCAACCGGAGACCATCGGTCTGTATCACCTCTCGAATAATCACCACTAGAAGTGCCACTTATTTCTGGTACAGAACTATTGGAGTATGAACGAGCCGGTAACTCCTTCCTACCAACAACCACTTGGTCCCTCGCACGTCTTTTAGGAATATGTATAGCATCAAAAGCTGTAAACGATCGTCCACGCACAGCGCTTCTTTTTACAGTACCATTATTAGTCGGCGAATCATCTGATTTTTTACTACTTGTATGCTTCCCAATGATGGAACGCCTCTGCTTCCGGAGAAAGGTTTTTGCGCCATCACCTAATGCCTTTAACCTGTTTCCCTCATGTCCGGGACCCATAGAGTTACCCATATTGGTAAAAACTTCTCTTTACAAGAtaaatacaataaataGCTCTACTTCTGGGTAGTTTTTAGTTATGCAATGATCAGTAGAGGCGTCAGATGTCTTTTCTGGTAGAATAACAGTACTCTTCTAAGCAGATTGTAATCATAACCCTTTTCTAAACGGCAAATTGCTAAATAAAACCACATAAGTTCAACTGTCATACTGTACGTACACACTATATGCCTGTCGCAAGCAGAAGCTGCTACTCTACACGTGCTACAATTGCTAGCGCTATTATACTAGTTCAGCGATCCTCGGCCCATTCATTCTCACGTCTAATCgctgcttcttcttctggaGTGAAGTCGTTAACAATGTTGAACGTCCTTCTAATCTCTTCCGGTGATCGATTCCTGATCATTTCAGCTACAACTTTACAACCCGCATCCAACAATGGTTTGATATTCAAGTAATTCGCAGCTAAAATGATTTCGTAAAGCATTTCTTGGTCAACTTTTAAGAATTCGCGGTCCCAAGCGTCCACGGGAGCTGATTTACGCGAATCGTCGTCTTCCTCGTCAGGAAAGTTAGAATCCTTATGATGTTCGGCCCATTCAATAACTTTTTGAAGAACTGAAGAGCGCACATTAGGAACAGGCATCACAATTTTATCATTCTCTTCTGAAGCCTCAGCTTCATCTTCCGAATCGTCTCGGAAATGTGTATCGTGCATATCATTTAAATAGTTCTTTAGAAGAAGGGAACGCTCCGCAATTTTGCGCTCCACGGTAAAACGCTCCCCTTCCACACTCACTAAGACAACTTTCTGTGCTCTATCAGTCATTATGGGGATATTTTAAGTCCTTGAATCACTCCTAGTTTTAACCAAGGACCTTAAACGTCCCCCTTCTTGTTTCTAGTTAAGTTCGACATCTGATATTATCATTATATACGTGATGGCATAAATGGCATCGAATGGACAGTCAATCCTTTGGACTGAAGAGTAGTATCGGATTTACAAAACTGTTAGGTCTTTGGACGTGTGTAGAGTATTGTTTAGAATCCAAAATTACTATAAACGCTTGCGCTGAGGTCGTCTAGCTCGGGTACAGCGTCTAGGCGTTGTAGGAACTCATTATTGTAGTCATCTGTTGCATTATGCCGAAGCACGTCGCTGCAGACTTCCTTTACGCTTATCGCGTAGAGCGCAACAGGGTATGCTTCTGGAGGACCATTTTGTGGGCCTTTGCGAGCGTTTTTAGAAACTTTCTGCTCTGTTTGCTGCATGATGTAGTGGAAGGACTCATTCACAAGACTCTCGAGTACAATAAGAGTTGCGGTTGACTGCAAGCATGCAGTGGTCTCACGAAGAAGCTGGCGGAGAACAGAGTCGTCCTCAAACAGAATTCGTAACGCAGTTCGGTCGTCGAGAGCTTCCTCTAAGACAAGACGCTGAGCAGCAGGTGAGTCAGGTAGGAAGCACTGGAGAAGAGGCGATTGGGGACCGGGGGCCAACAACTCTGCGTTTATATCGTGAATAGCGTGGGATAGAAGAGTTTCAAAATCAGTAATGCTTAGGCGATCACGTGGAGATAGGTGGCCAAACTGCAAACGGACGTGCTTCTCAATGAGTGGCTGGGCCAACGGCCAACCGCGGTTGAGGAGCCACCAGGACAGCGATAGGAAGGCCTCTTCGTTAATGCAAGCAACAACTGCGGCGCGGTCCTCTGTAGGTGACGATTGCTTTGAATTATCTGTCTCTAAATTGACTTTCGAATCTGGAGAGGATTGCTTCCCGGTAATAAGCCCCACAGCATACGACCAAGCATTCGAAGCCCAGCGGTTCATCGTTTGCGAACGCTCGGACTCGTTCTCTACTGCTAGTTTAATAGCACTGCCAAGGTACTGCCTCCGTGCAAGAATATTCAATTTTAGGCGAGTCAAGAGCAGTAACATGCACATAGTGTATACAATCACCATTAAATGCACCAGACTTTCCTGTTTCAGCTGCTGCCACAATTCAGCCTTACTAGGAACCTGTTGGGAGTCTCCCGACATGGAATCTTGCGAAATAGATCCCGATGAACCTTCCAGTTGATTTTCAGCTATCTTCTTTTTAGACTTCTGCTCCTTTAACGTATGAACAATCGCGTCAAGGTCTGCGTCACGGCTTAACACCGCAGCCAAAACTGGAACCAAACGATGAACAGTATGTACAGCATCTTTCTGAGTCTGATTAAAACGCCGCTTAATCTGCTCTTTGGCAAAATGCTGTTCTTTCAATCGCTGCTGCTGGTTATGGAGCCAATTCTTAAACATTAGCAACGTAAAAATACCCGTTGTTAACATTATTGTCATTAACAGGGTCGAGGTGATCAACTTCCCCTTATTTCTTTGTAATACTCTTCTTGTCATACTTCTCAGATACTTAGTACTATTAGGAGTATATACATGAAGACATACAGTATGAATCAGCCCTTATAAGGAACTCTGCTACGAGAGGTCAAAAACCGAGTCTCCAATTTTTCCGAATTCTAACCATACTAAAGACTT
This genomic window contains:
- the IRE1 gene encoding bifunctional endoribonuclease/protein kinase IRE1 (Syntenic homolog of Ashbya gossypii ADR293C; Syntenic homolog of Saccharomyces cerevisiae YHR079C (IRE1)), whose translation is MGLIRAKRFFSVLIRVLLLVSYLNHSWAMANSDKHLGSNDDIKLRCGLGSVGDMDGIYGNEEADILNSYQSSGKSACPVLTTNSVGKLADIAYRPRYATPMMIENSGDAILDSQEANSPSRSMLTLNGNHVDISTLTLSDILIVTDIEGGLHALNRQNGQLLWSICSDNFPPLLEVSEPVKVKNETLIVEPYGDGNIYYFSTYQGLQKLPVSIKQLVNLAPMDLKTKIVVDDNGTTLEDQKIYTGSRMTAVYTLDAFTGEIFSVYGPGTENKVYKSSKVNCTRGYEGEECDNVLVLGKTVYELGIHTKENTIYNVTYAQWQPNTIDNYLASQNIKSPDGIYVGPFRDKTLLAIDSDFTIAKWVSPKFPGIVNNVFDIYMDYSTNEKILLPHPLKTTEDFDENKYEVYLDQTKNKSWFAMSSAYFPSLVETAPKSKFSSSKGWRKAQIFEDEELFKAAVTGVHTIEYFPFDKFLINDEEYSYQSFNDKQTGLLDPPKNKMPSISDPNSRSLGKYMSPKELLHYRMMLEDEASRKLNSGSNSLFSVFAKFFYRVFESGVTLMMSIFFIMLLSNFKVIPPLHILLEKSGIIPVQHVEPPSVEISSEVVRTDSSTLVEEKTSSTEQLSTKEKEHSSDANEEEAKESEKKKRRRGKRGAKTSKRRTYSSGEGVPNTKDFEFKNDLKNIAISDKILGYGSSGTIVFQGTFQHRAVAVKRMLIDFYDIASHEIKLLTESDYHENVVRYYCSEVTEKFLYIALELCTATLEDIIEAKDGSHKFYELHQKANPVNVLYQMASGIAHLHSMKIVHRDLKPQNILVAPSKQYPQNPHNANSVRILISDFGLCKKLDAEESSFKTNMNNAAGTSGWRAPELLNGRIRISDAIDNEESLTTESNSTSNVSFDSVNEKHAKQRLTRAIDIFSLGCVFYYVLTNGRHPFGDKFIREANIIKGEYSLEDMSKFIKDRSCVLEAKDLVSRMIQSDPLMRPTSHALLTHPFFWPVPKKLEFLLKVSDRFEIERRDPPSPLLLKLEEVAVDVIPEMDWMACFDQLFISNLGKYRKYHGDKLMDLLRALRNKYHHFHDLPDVLADIMGPIPDGFYTYFIKRFPNLLMAIYFVVKENLKDDQILGEFFIHKRG
- the SAE3 gene encoding Sae3p (Syntenic homolog of Ashbya gossypii ADR293C-A; Syntenic homolog of Saccharomyces cerevisiae YHR079C-A (SAE3); 1-intron in Ashbya gossypii); this encodes MDNIVARINKKNTKLKDLMASCDQLELNFKELCETNNIEVTPYNLNDKHIKNLKKYNELRDTGLRLVQFIANEKNCRIKEIFEEMNFSTED
- a CDS encoding GRAM and VASt domain-containing protein (Syntenic homolog of Ashbya gossypii ADR294C; Syntenic homolog of Saccharomyces cerevisiae YDR326C (YSP2) and YHR080C); the protein is MGNSMGPGHEGNRLKALGDGAKTFLRKQRRSIIGKHTSSKKSDDSPTNNGTVKRSAVRGRSFTAFDAIHIPKRRARDQVVVGRKELPARSYSNSSVPEISGTSSGDYSRGDTDRWSPVEERSFSDSSHSLSAGNEKGQRDTILSLTPLEPSAAEEIPSSQLRDPQRSDGIISSLISAAQNAAQHLIIKPSGGGNAELNDAGSERVRNFAPSSENGINGDVRHFDTDNYDPWIQKQQQRLRPAVRSPSFLKHLDLMLSSNPCVDNANYMPVCTGNTPLSDNSANAGATQYSGNGWQSMTDNSELSTEEGLRDGNEESRVARDPAMPGGTERQIRPVANNVLQGNTSEARAMGSKSPIDNLAFLPYKANSAAAEIGNGELTLEFFDKSNEIKLPAKEGVNMSITAAPPVMRAPSFPLMEQSPEIATTFRSRQRGVTLPSKDFLHPRRYSDPTKFSTPHNLGKLDLSGSVRLEEVPTVRKVNKEAINEVENNTELNPKNSARFARSYSPSHVRLKRFPSLTFGAVKSSFYSADAELQNDNIIVGANSVAASVDKREDGFPGSIFDLDTKSYASSKRNYEFHILFKDREISPFERLIADYSCAWSRNILIQGRLYISTENLAFYSNILGYVSTAIIPLKEILQVEKKNTAGIFPNAIAFHTLQKKYVFASFISRDTTFEVIVNVWNQLVLGDTSSHKSNDKIGDLKEEGQSSNDIKGPDLEYRLHENYDSDENIYSGAGKGSIGYEGSDYEDDYTDSNILSELEVESINRYESGVLKAPSGSSISIIGAHEHAPTLPQYSTSPSERRIVQATVNAPVGKVAAVLFGDETSYLKGILTSLKCTDITEIGQLLQSKRRTYSYTKPINSPLGPSSTVCHITETVENFDADAYIIVSQISKTPDVPSGNSFQVRATFVLSWSENNCTNLEIYVGVEWTGKCWVKAAIEKGVFDGVDVTMKELVSILQKMLKPSKRSNFKQQNREPVSTFSLPTIGPSSHPPTPIQYVKQAGDNVVSDSININSPLGTVYQLLFGDDTSYIKRILEKQKVFELSEIPKFNEGKREYEYTRPLTNPLGPKSTRCYIQEQILNFNVDSHACIEQIGKTPDVPSGNSFAVHTRYYLSWGKNNSTNMLVVTNVEWTGRSWIKGAIEKGSVEGQKVGVKIMAEELKAIVETNSSTTVQRRATQKRKNSQRPKKSKSPKLTRVESKTIQKGGWNDRVSHINKVFPILDLNSSWTRIIILGILILILLTVLFPVLSFRSSKVNFSEPGKILINGFEYNYTPAINTLYDVDKDHKQKNQLEVLASAESSIWDWIDSRSGIVDAGKSLYSYRKSDDLVKNHKRQELREAIKIAELELEQLKERMESL
- the SKP1 gene encoding SCF ubiquitin ligase subunit SKP1 (Syntenic homolog of Ashbya gossypii ADR295C; Syntenic homolog of Saccharomyces cerevisiae YDR328C (SKP1)) — protein: MTDRAQKVVLVSVEGERFTVERKIAERSLLLKNYLNDMHDTHFRDDSEDEAEASEENDKIVMPVPNVRSSVLQKVIEWAEHHKDSNFPDEEDDDSRKSAPVDAWDREFLKVDQEMLYEIILAANYLNIKPLLDAGCKVVAEMIRNRSPEEIRRTFNIVNDFTPEEEAAIRRENEWAEDR